From a single Francisella halioticida genomic region:
- a CDS encoding pyridoxal phosphate-dependent aminotransferase has product MQLSKRVQAMQASPVRKLVPYATQAEKEGRKVYHLNIGQPDIKTPHEFMDAIRDYDEETIAYSIASGEPSLIKAISKYYKRFDMDFTENEILITNGGSEALIFAAIATCNAGDEILVPEPFYTNYNGFTTAVDVAIKPITTKAEEGFHLPSKEEILTCVTDRTRAIMISNPGNPTGVVYTKEELEVLAEVAKEKDLFIISDEVYREFTYDGLTCTSFGNIKSVENRVIIVDSVSKRYSACGARIGSLCSKNKDFIAQVTKLCQTRLCAPTLEQIGSAALYEVSEDYLKEVNKEYQKRRDVTFAALSKMENVICEKPTGAFYVIAKLPIDDAEKFALWLLTDFEDNKETVMISPATDFYATKELGKDEVRIAYILEEKLLKRALELFEKAIKAYNNK; this is encoded by the coding sequence ATGCAGTTATCAAAAAGAGTACAGGCAATGCAAGCCTCTCCCGTACGTAAGTTAGTACCGTATGCAACGCAAGCTGAAAAAGAAGGTAGAAAAGTTTATCACCTAAACATTGGTCAGCCAGATATTAAGACTCCTCATGAGTTTATGGATGCTATTAGAGATTATGATGAAGAAACTATTGCTTACTCGATAGCAAGTGGTGAACCTAGTCTGATCAAAGCTATATCAAAATACTACAAAAGATTTGATATGGATTTTACAGAAAATGAAATCCTAATCACAAATGGTGGTTCAGAAGCACTTATATTTGCAGCAATTGCAACTTGTAATGCAGGTGATGAAATACTTGTACCAGAACCCTTTTATACAAATTATAATGGTTTTACCACAGCCGTTGATGTAGCTATTAAGCCTATTACAACAAAAGCTGAAGAAGGCTTCCATCTACCATCAAAAGAAGAAATCTTAACATGTGTTACTGATAGAACTCGTGCGATTATGATTTCTAACCCAGGAAATCCTACTGGTGTTGTTTATACTAAAGAAGAGCTTGAGGTTTTAGCTGAAGTTGCTAAAGAGAAAGATCTATTTATCATTAGTGATGAAGTATATCGTGAATTTACCTATGATGGACTTACTTGTACTTCTTTTGGCAATATAAAAAGTGTTGAAAATAGAGTTATCATAGTTGATTCAGTTTCTAAGCGTTATAGTGCTTGTGGTGCTAGAATTGGCTCTCTTTGCTCAAAGAATAAAGACTTTATTGCTCAGGTAACAAAACTTTGCCAAACAAGGTTATGCGCACCAACTCTTGAGCAAATTGGTTCTGCAGCACTTTATGAAGTTTCTGAAGATTATCTAAAAGAAGTAAATAAAGAATACCAGAAAAGAAGAGATGTCACTTTTGCAGCTCTTTCTAAAATGGAAAATGTAATTTGTGAAAAACCAACAGGTGCTTTTTATGTAATTGCTAAACTGCCTATTGATGATGCTGAAAAATTTGCTCTTTGGTTATTAACTGATTTTGAAGATAATAAGGAAACAGTTATGATATCTCCAGCAACTGATTTCTACGCAACAAAAGAACTTGGTAAAGATGAAGTAAGAATAGCATATATCCTAGAAGAAAAATTACTTAAAAGAGCCTTAGAACTATTTGAAAAAGCAATTAAAGCATATAATAACAAATAA
- a CDS encoding pilin, which translates to MVVIAIIAILAAVAIPMYSNYTTRAKLGAQLTKLGGAKTNANDYITNNAGNTDYISSDIPNLPFGAAVNDGVTNGRIDLDTSSIVSGSELRLTPLVSSGTITWTCNINGVNSTQAPANCSVV; encoded by the coding sequence ATGGTTGTAATTGCTATTATTGCTATCTTAGCAGCAGTAGCTATCCCCATGTATTCTAATTATACTACTCGTGCTAAATTAGGAGCTCAGCTGACAAAACTAGGAGGAGCTAAAACAAATGCTAATGATTATATCACAAATAACGCAGGCAACACTGACTACATATCCAGTGATATCCCAAATCTTCCATTTGGAGCAGCAGTTAACGATGGTGTTACCAACGGCAGAATAGATTTAGACACAAGTTCTATTGTTAGTGGCTCTGAACTTAGGCTTACTCCACTAGTATCAAGTGGCACAATTACCTGGACTTGTAACATAAACGGAGTTAATTCAACCCAAGCTCCTGCTAACTGTTCAGTAGTTTGA
- a CDS encoding phosphomannose isomerase type II C-terminal cupin domain: protein MSDINELGKVYERPWGTYQTINFTEKSQTKIITVKSKGHLSLQKHFKRAEHWVVVTGKPTITVDESVKEYCVGEHIFIPKESVHRLENFTDSDIQIIEVQVGNYLGEDDIVRLEDIYKRD, encoded by the coding sequence ATGTCAGATATAAATGAATTAGGTAAAGTTTATGAGCGTCCTTGGGGAACTTATCAAACAATTAATTTTACAGAAAAAAGTCAAACTAAAATTATCACGGTAAAATCTAAAGGACATCTTTCTTTGCAAAAGCATTTTAAAAGAGCTGAACACTGGGTTGTTGTAACAGGTAAACCGACGATAACAGTTGATGAGAGTGTTAAAGAATATTGTGTTGGTGAACATATTTTCATCCCTAAAGAATCTGTGCATAGGCTAGAAAACTTTACAGATAGTGATATTCAGATTATTGAAGTTCAAGTTGGAAATTATCTTGGTGAAGATGATATAGTACGTTTAGAAGATATCTATAAGCGTGACTAA
- a CDS encoding phosphatase PAP2 family protein produces the protein MFFISFIPLIAIFIDRVVLGAHWPSDLIITYMVGVVWIMFLISFIKRTQN, from the coding sequence ATTTTCTTTATTAGTTTTATACCTCTAATAGCAATATTTATCGATAGAGTTGTATTAGGGGCACATTGGCCAAGTGATTTAATTATAACGTATATGGTAGGAGTAGTATGGATTATGTTTTTAATATCCTTTATAAAAAGAACACAAAACTAA
- a CDS encoding pilin — translation MKNLKTKAQKGFSLVELMVVIAIIAILAAVAIPMYSNHTTRANLGAEMAQLGGVKSDVAKDIANNNGSVTGVSGDAANTPAGVSVADGVITDSNVSNVVSGASMTLTPTVGSGAITWACNISGVSTSQAPGNCTVS, via the coding sequence ATGAAAAATTTAAAAACAAAAGCTCAAAAGGGTTTCTCACTAGTTGAATTAATGGTAGTGATTGCTATTATTGCTATCTTAGCAGCAGTAGCTATCCCAATGTATTCTAACCATACTACTCGTGCGAATCTTGGTGCAGAAATGGCTCAACTTGGTGGTGTAAAATCTGACGTTGCTAAAGATATTGCAAACAACAATGGTTCTGTTACAGGTGTGTCTGGTGATGCAGCGAATACCCCAGCTGGAGTAAGTGTGGCGGATGGAGTTATTACTGATAGTAATGTTTCTAATGTTGTTTCTGGAGCTAGCATGACTCTAACCCCAACAGTTGGATCAGGTGCAATTACTTGGGCTTGTAATATATCTGGAGTAAGCACATCTCAAGCACCAGGCAACTGTACAGTATCTTAA
- a CDS encoding IS3 family transposase produces MDPSKSVSQYKKDNAKLQTKIDQYSKKVGQLTIEKEFLEGKLVSLGLSDRKAMIDPKHKLSVVKQSFLLEVSRAGLYYKPVVNEHKEEVKAKLIQIHEEIPCYGYIKAHKQLIEDGFSICENTVQKYRKELGIKAILAVKKPNLNLSEPNKEHAIYSYKLKGLSILRPNQVWSTDITYIKTDAGTVYMAAIIDWYSKAVLSWEISNTMDSSLVMKVLNEALYKYGVPEIFNTDQGSQYTSNIHIQTLLDKKITISMDGKGRATDNICIERFWRSAKCERFYLNQYPGIVELRNDVDDYIDFYNNRRFHESINYKKPMEFYYDNLLEKRAA; encoded by the coding sequence ATGGATCCATCCAAATCAGTATCACAATATAAAAAAGACAATGCAAAGCTTCAAACCAAGATAGATCAGTATTCTAAGAAGGTTGGACAACTAACAATTGAGAAGGAATTTCTTGAGGGAAAGCTCGTAAGCTTGGGATTATCTGATAGAAAAGCGATGATTGATCCTAAGCATAAATTATCTGTTGTAAAACAAAGTTTCTTATTAGAAGTTTCTAGAGCTGGTTTATATTACAAGCCTGTGGTTAACGAACATAAAGAAGAAGTAAAAGCAAAGCTTATACAGATACATGAGGAGATTCCCTGCTACGGCTATATAAAAGCTCATAAGCAATTAATAGAAGATGGGTTTAGCATCTGTGAGAACACAGTACAAAAGTATCGTAAAGAGTTAGGCATCAAAGCTATATTGGCGGTGAAAAAACCAAACTTAAACTTATCTGAACCTAACAAAGAGCATGCTATTTATAGTTACAAACTAAAAGGTTTAAGCATATTGAGACCTAATCAAGTTTGGTCTACAGATATTACATATATTAAGACTGATGCTGGCACAGTTTATATGGCAGCTATTATTGATTGGTACTCTAAGGCTGTACTAAGTTGGGAGATATCCAACACTATGGATAGTAGTTTAGTTATGAAAGTTTTAAATGAAGCTCTGTATAAATATGGAGTACCAGAAATATTTAACACTGATCAAGGTAGCCAGTACACATCTAACATTCATATCCAAACATTATTGGATAAAAAAATTACTATATCTATGGATGGTAAAGGTAGAGCAACTGATAACATTTGCATCGAAAGATTTTGGAGAAGTGCTAAATGTGAGAGATTTTATTTAAATCAATATCCTGGCATTGTTGAACTAAGAAACGATGTGGATGATTATATAGATTTTTATAATAATAGAAGATTTCATGAGTCTATCAATTATAAAAAACCTATGGAATTTTATTACGATAACTTATTGGAAAAACGGGCGGCTTAG
- the purM gene encoding phosphoribosylformylglycinamidine cyclo-ligase — protein sequence MASLKYEDAGVNIEAGNQAVERMKDHVKKTFTKDVLTGLGSFGSLYSLKNIINNYNDPVLVQSIDGVGTKTKIAVMCGKFENLGYDLFSAATNDIVVMGARPVTFLDYVAHDKLDPEVMEELVKGMSKACAECGVSLVGGETAEMPGVYQAGEIDMVGVITGVVDRNKVINGENIKAGDVVFGLSSSGLHTNGYSFARKLFFDVAGNKNTDTYPELEGKAISDVLLEPHINYTNIVHDFLDNGVDIKGMAHITGGGFIENIPRTLPKGLGAEIVKNSFETPAVFEVMQRIGKISEFEMYRSFNMGIGMTIIANQDQYGKMQQLAKKHTNTKLHQIGKITNLGKVEII from the coding sequence ATGGCAAGCTTAAAATATGAAGATGCTGGGGTAAATATTGAAGCAGGGAATCAAGCTGTAGAAAGAATGAAAGATCATGTGAAAAAAACTTTCACAAAAGATGTTTTAACAGGCTTGGGGAGTTTTGGTTCACTATATTCACTAAAAAATATCATTAATAATTATAATGATCCTGTTTTAGTTCAGTCTATCGATGGAGTTGGAACTAAAACAAAAATTGCAGTGATGTGTGGCAAATTTGAGAATCTTGGTTATGACCTTTTTTCAGCTGCTACTAATGATATCGTTGTGATGGGGGCTAGGCCAGTTACATTTTTAGATTATGTTGCCCATGATAAATTAGATCCTGAAGTTATGGAAGAACTTGTTAAAGGTATGTCAAAAGCCTGTGCAGAATGTGGAGTATCTTTAGTAGGTGGTGAGACTGCTGAAATGCCCGGAGTATATCAAGCTGGAGAAATTGATATGGTAGGTGTTATTACAGGTGTTGTAGATAGGAATAAAGTGATAAACGGTGAAAATATTAAAGCAGGTGATGTCGTTTTTGGACTAAGTTCGTCCGGGCTTCATACAAATGGTTATTCTTTTGCTCGTAAGCTATTTTTTGATGTTGCTGGTAATAAGAATACAGACACATATCCAGAGTTAGAAGGTAAAGCAATTAGTGATGTTTTACTTGAACCACATATTAATTATACAAATATTGTTCATGACTTTTTGGATAATGGTGTAGATATTAAGGGTATGGCACATATTACAGGTGGTGGATTTATTGAAAATATTCCACGCACACTACCAAAAGGTTTAGGTGCTGAAATAGTTAAAAATAGTTTTGAGACTCCTGCTGTTTTCGAAGTGATGCAGAGAATAGGTAAAATTAGTGAGTTTGAAATGTATAGATCATTTAATATGGGTATTGGTATGACTATCATTGCTAATCAAGATCAATATGGAAAAATGCAACAGCTCGCTAAAAAACATACTAACACTAAATTACACCAAATAGGTAAAATTACAAATTTAGGTAAGGTGGAAATCATTTAA
- the folD gene encoding bifunctional methylenetetrahydrofolate dehydrogenase/methenyltetrahydrofolate cyclohydrolase FolD, whose product MILIDGKALSLSLKERLSQQVKEYKNDTGITPKLVAIIVGDDPASKTYVASKEKACAKVGIDSDVITLPETTTEQELLTLIDELNNDNNVNAILVQLPLPIHIDKQKIIYNIRPEKDVDGFHPTNVGRLQLRDKKCLESCTPKGIMTILREYDIKTEGAYAVVVGASNIVGKPVSQLLLNAKATVTTCHRFTKDLKSHTTKADILIVAVGKHNFLTEDMVKPGAVVIDVGINHINGKIRGDVDFDAVKNKVSAITPVPGGVGPMTITELLYNAFQCCKEQNEGIDMEV is encoded by the coding sequence ATGATTTTAATCGATGGAAAAGCTCTTTCTCTGAGTCTAAAAGAGAGATTATCACAACAAGTCAAAGAATATAAAAATGATACTGGAATAACTCCAAAACTTGTGGCTATAATAGTTGGAGATGATCCTGCTAGTAAGACTTATGTTGCATCTAAAGAGAAAGCTTGTGCAAAAGTTGGTATTGATTCTGATGTGATTACTTTACCTGAGACAACTACAGAGCAGGAGTTATTAACATTAATTGATGAATTAAATAATGATAATAATGTCAATGCGATTCTGGTACAGCTTCCTTTACCCATACATATTGATAAACAAAAAATTATATATAATATTAGGCCTGAGAAAGATGTAGATGGCTTTCACCCTACTAATGTAGGTAGACTTCAGTTAAGAGATAAGAAGTGTCTTGAATCGTGTACTCCCAAGGGAATTATGACGATATTAAGAGAGTATGATATAAAAACTGAAGGTGCCTATGCTGTAGTTGTTGGAGCCAGTAATATTGTCGGTAAACCAGTTTCACAGTTGCTGTTAAATGCTAAAGCAACTGTAACAACTTGTCATAGATTTACTAAAGACCTTAAATCTCACACAACCAAAGCAGATATATTGATTGTTGCAGTAGGTAAACATAATTTTCTTACTGAGGATATGGTTAAGCCAGGAGCTGTAGTAATTGATGTTGGTATAAACCATATTAATGGAAAAATACGTGGAGATGTTGATTTTGATGCGGTGAAAAATAAAGTTTCTGCTATTACTCCTGTGCCAGGAGGGGTTGGACCTATGACAATCACAGAGCTCTTGTATAATGCATTTCAATGCTGTAAAGAACAGAATGAAGGTATTGATATGGAAGTATAA
- the lpxE gene encoding lipid A 1-phosphatase LpxE: protein MKEIIKNNFDQLKEFLKKPKVLDEKIPKYLQLKYTFIPIILVVIFTFYNIDTPVEDYIKHSLPHIVDTIFKDITNVGKAEYILIICIVIVLVRLVCNPKKLSEKMEIFFNKLVAYSGFMIATVAISGIVGQILKMIIGRARPKFFLQYGSHYFEHFHAPGYNFASMPSGHSITVAAMFLAFLYMFQKLKYMWYVLIVIFAGSRVIIGSHYPSDVIFGVAIGLYSTTYLYYWMKNRKML from the coding sequence ATGAAAGAAATTATCAAAAACAATTTTGACCAGCTAAAGGAATTTTTAAAAAAACCTAAAGTTCTAGATGAAAAAATCCCTAAATACTTACAGTTGAAGTACACTTTTATACCTATAATACTGGTTGTTATATTTACTTTTTATAACATCGATACTCCAGTTGAAGATTATATCAAACATTCATTACCGCATATTGTTGATACTATTTTTAAGGATATCACAAATGTAGGTAAAGCAGAATATATTTTAATAATCTGTATTGTTATTGTCCTTGTAAGATTAGTTTGTAACCCTAAAAAACTTTCTGAGAAAATGGAGATTTTCTTTAATAAGCTTGTAGCTTATTCTGGATTTATGATTGCAACAGTTGCAATTAGCGGTATTGTTGGACAAATATTGAAAATGATTATAGGAAGAGCGCGCCCTAAATTCTTTTTACAATATGGGTCTCACTACTTTGAGCACTTTCATGCTCCAGGGTATAATTTTGCAAGTATGCCTTCTGGACATTCAATAACAGTGGCAGCGATGTTTTTAGCATTCTTGTATATGTTTCAAAAATTAAAATACATGTGGTACGTACTTATAGTAATATTTGCTGGTAGTAGAGTTATTATTGGTTCTCATTATCCGAGTGATGTTATATTTGGAGTGGCTATAGGATTGTATAGTACAACTTATTTATATTATTGGATGAAAAATAGAAAAATGTTGTAA
- a CDS encoding sterol desaturase family protein yields MHYETIIRLGFFIGIFLVIALWELFAPMRKLKIPKKKRWLNNLVLVVLNTLAVKFIFPTTAVGIALLCGHYSLGILNILQIPLWFKVVIAFLVLDFAIYTQHVLFHYLPLLWRFHKVHHIDLDYDVTTGLRFHPIEIVLSMLIKFAVICFIGAPVLAVVIFEVTLNGLALFNHGNIRIFKKLDKFLRVFIVTPDVHRIHHSTVPSETNSNFGFNLIFWDKLLGTYKKQPKKGHISMDIGLDEYKNSKTQKHA; encoded by the coding sequence ATGCATTATGAAACAATAATCCGTCTAGGTTTCTTTATAGGAATATTTTTAGTTATAGCTTTATGGGAGCTTTTTGCTCCGATGAGGAAACTGAAAATACCAAAGAAGAAACGTTGGCTTAATAATCTAGTATTAGTAGTATTAAATACTTTAGCAGTTAAATTTATTTTTCCTACTACAGCTGTTGGAATTGCATTACTTTGTGGCCACTATAGCTTAGGAATACTTAATATATTACAGATACCTTTATGGTTTAAGGTTGTCATAGCTTTTTTAGTCTTAGACTTTGCTATTTATACTCAACATGTGTTGTTTCATTATCTACCTTTATTATGGAGGTTTCATAAAGTTCATCATATTGATTTAGATTATGATGTTACTACAGGTTTACGTTTTCATCCTATTGAAATAGTTTTATCGATGTTAATCAAGTTTGCAGTAATCTGCTTCATAGGAGCACCCGTGTTAGCTGTAGTTATTTTTGAGGTTACCCTAAATGGGTTAGCTTTGTTTAATCATGGTAATATTAGAATTTTTAAAAAGCTAGATAAGTTTTTAAGAGTTTTTATTGTTACTCCTGATGTTCATAGGATTCATCATTCAACAGTTCCTTCTGAAACTAATTCTAACTTTGGTTTTAATTTAATTTTTTGGGACAAATTGCTTGGAACATATAAAAAGCAGCCTAAAAAAGGTCATATATCAATGGATATAGGTTTAGATGAATATAAAAATTCAAAGACTCAAAAACATGCTTAA
- a CDS encoding S-(hydroxymethyl)glutathione dehydrogenase/class III alcohol dehydrogenase: protein MTIKSKAAVAYKAGQPLTVEMVNVSLPKDNEVLVEVKATGICHTDAFTLSGADPEGLFPAILGHEGAGVVVEVGKNVTSVKPGDHVIALYTPECRECEYCLNPKTNLCQAIRETQGKGLMPDGSSRFTTQDGREIFHYMGCSTFSNYTVLPEIAVAKIRKDAPLDKVCYIGCGATTGVGAVVKTANAEAGASVVVFGLGGIGLNVIQGAKLVGAGQIVGVDIDNNKKELAEKYGMTNFVNPNEIDEDLVQHLIRLTGGGADYSFECIGNTKLMRQALECAHKGWGQSIVIGVAGAGQEISTRPFQLVTGRTWKGSAFGGMRGRTDVPMIVDWYMDGRIDIDNLITSNIKIEDINKGFADMHKNIRTVVSF from the coding sequence ATGACTATAAAATCAAAAGCAGCTGTTGCTTATAAAGCTGGACAACCATTAACTGTTGAAATGGTTAATGTTTCTTTACCCAAAGATAATGAAGTTTTAGTTGAGGTTAAAGCAACAGGTATTTGTCATACAGATGCATTTACTTTGTCAGGTGCGGATCCTGAAGGGCTATTTCCTGCAATATTAGGCCATGAAGGTGCTGGTGTAGTAGTAGAAGTTGGTAAAAATGTTACATCTGTAAAGCCGGGAGATCATGTGATTGCTCTTTACACTCCGGAATGTAGAGAGTGTGAGTATTGCTTAAATCCAAAAACCAATCTGTGCCAAGCAATTAGAGAGACTCAAGGTAAAGGTTTGATGCCAGATGGTAGTTCTAGATTTACTACACAAGATGGTAGAGAAATATTTCATTATATGGGATGTTCAACATTTTCAAATTATACAGTCTTACCAGAAATAGCAGTAGCTAAAATTCGTAAAGATGCACCTTTAGACAAGGTTTGCTATATAGGCTGTGGTGCAACTACAGGGGTTGGAGCTGTAGTTAAGACTGCAAATGCTGAGGCAGGAGCTAGTGTGGTTGTATTTGGCTTAGGTGGAATTGGTCTAAATGTAATACAAGGTGCTAAACTTGTCGGGGCTGGTCAGATAGTAGGTGTTGATATTGATAACAATAAAAAAGAATTAGCAGAAAAATATGGTATGACAAATTTTGTTAATCCAAATGAAATTGATGAAGATCTTGTCCAGCATTTAATTCGCTTAACTGGTGGGGGTGCTGATTATAGTTTTGAATGTATTGGTAATACAAAACTTATGCGCCAGGCTTTAGAATGTGCCCATAAAGGTTGGGGGCAAAGTATAGTAATAGGTGTTGCTGGAGCTGGTCAAGAAATTAGTACAAGACCATTTCAGCTTGTGACAGGTCGTACTTGGAAAGGTTCGGCTTTTGGAGGAATGCGTGGCAGAACTGATGTACCAATGATAGTTGATTGGTATATGGATGGTCGTATCGATATAGATAATCTTATTACTTCGAATATAAAGATTGAAGATATTAATAAAGGTTTTGCCGATATGCATAAGAATATTAGGACAGTTGTCAGCTTTTAA
- a CDS encoding superoxide dismutase family protein encodes MAVNISYKIFGIVLILVLILVLLTRFSLFEEEPYDRCHDGELIVHMKSTDTNKEVGTITIAPYIQNGKREGMLITPHLYNLPKSSTHGIHIHVNPSCKNKRKLAGGHWDPQNTGKHLGPYNENGHKGDLPVLVVNSNGTATKPILAHKLDSLEELVGHSIMIHEGPDNYSDKPKPLGGGGNRMWCGVITD; translated from the coding sequence ATGGCTGTAAATATATCTTATAAAATATTTGGTATAGTTTTAATTTTAGTTTTAATTTTAGTTTTATTAACTAGATTTTCTCTTTTTGAAGAAGAGCCATACGATAGATGTCATGATGGTGAATTAATTGTTCATATGAAAAGCACAGATACAAATAAAGAGGTGGGGACAATTACAATAGCACCTTATATCCAAAATGGTAAGCGAGAAGGCATGTTGATAACACCACACTTATATAACTTGCCTAAATCTAGCACACATGGGATACATATCCATGTTAATCCAAGTTGTAAAAATAAAAGGAAATTGGCGGGAGGGCATTGGGATCCTCAGAATACTGGAAAACACTTAGGTCCGTATAATGAGAATGGTCACAAAGGTGATTTACCTGTTCTTGTTGTTAATTCTAATGGCACAGCTACTAAACCTATATTAGCTCATAAATTAGATTCTTTAGAGGAGCTTGTTGGGCACAGCATAATGATTCATGAGGGCCCAGATAATTATTCAGATAAACCTAAGCCTCTCGGTGGAGGTGGTAATAGGATGTGGTGTGGGGTTATTACAGATTAA
- the recN gene encoding DNA repair protein RecN, whose translation MLLHLSIKNFAIIRSTEIDFKSGMTVLTGETGAGKSILLDALSFVLGARLEKTFIHDDQVTEVSATFCIKDNQKAKSLLDELFIDYENNECIFRRVVNKSKQSRLFINGSVVKAVDVKKVSDKLINIYSQNSHQDLLDPKSQLSLLDSFANNDQLLGYVSETFYQLQKINSEIKDLQEYVNNQNSQRELLEYKLEELVSLGLGENEFEELSQKQKNLSSVDDISYSLNLIINLMYDDEINITAMLTELEKETLKLEEANFSDLQELISQIKVYAQEAYQEAQNKLYSLEQDPEELAKIEQRMSQIYDLARKHKVEPNYLYQYIQELQTELESFTYDSAKLKELEKQKQNLEQEYNDCADKLSKVRNKAAQEFSKQVERNIRLLNIPKGSFVAQVVKTESNTSKGIDECQFMINFNLGEQLAPVKKVASGGELSRIGLSIQAVSAEKKSYPTLVFDEVDVGISGATAEIVGKLLRRLSEKLQVLCITHQPQVAAQGQTHLHVSKKYLKDTTESKIIELTHDQRITEIAKIVGGVDVSENALKHARELLLG comes from the coding sequence ATGTTATTACATTTATCTATAAAAAATTTTGCGATTATAAGATCTACAGAGATTGATTTTAAAAGTGGTATGACAGTCTTAACTGGTGAAACTGGAGCAGGTAAATCCATATTACTTGATGCTTTAAGTTTTGTACTTGGAGCAAGATTAGAAAAGACATTTATACATGATGATCAGGTTACAGAAGTATCAGCTACTTTTTGTATAAAAGATAATCAAAAAGCAAAAAGTCTTTTAGATGAGCTTTTTATCGATTACGAAAATAATGAATGTATTTTTAGACGTGTTGTTAATAAATCTAAACAGAGTCGCTTATTTATAAATGGTAGTGTAGTTAAAGCAGTAGATGTTAAAAAAGTATCAGATAAGCTAATAAATATATATAGTCAGAATTCACATCAAGATTTATTGGATCCAAAATCTCAATTAAGTTTATTAGATAGCTTTGCAAATAATGATCAACTGTTAGGTTATGTTTCTGAAACTTTTTATCAATTACAAAAGATAAATAGCGAAATAAAAGATTTACAAGAGTACGTAAATAATCAAAATAGCCAAAGAGAGCTTTTGGAGTATAAATTAGAAGAGCTTGTGTCTTTAGGTCTAGGAGAGAATGAATTTGAAGAATTATCTCAAAAGCAAAAAAATCTCTCTAGTGTTGATGATATTAGCTATAGCTTAAATCTTATCATTAATTTAATGTATGATGATGAAATAAATATTACGGCAATGTTAACAGAACTTGAAAAAGAAACGTTAAAGCTAGAAGAAGCTAATTTTAGTGATCTACAAGAACTAATATCTCAAATAAAAGTATATGCTCAAGAGGCTTACCAAGAAGCGCAGAATAAGCTATATTCACTAGAGCAAGATCCAGAAGAATTAGCAAAAATAGAGCAAAGGATGAGCCAGATATATGATCTTGCACGTAAGCATAAGGTTGAGCCTAATTATTTATATCAATATATTCAAGAACTACAAACTGAGTTAGAAAGTTTTACTTATGATAGTGCTAAACTAAAAGAGCTAGAAAAGCAAAAACAAAATCTAGAACAAGAGTATAATGATTGTGCAGATAAACTTAGTAAGGTGAGAAATAAAGCAGCACAGGAGTTCTCAAAGCAAGTAGAGAGAAATATTCGTTTATTAAATATTCCTAAAGGTAGTTTCGTCGCTCAAGTTGTAAAAACTGAATCAAATACATCAAAAGGAATTGATGAGTGTCAGTTTATGATTAATTTTAATTTAGGAGAACAACTTGCACCTGTGAAAAAAGTGGCCTCAGGAGGTGAGCTAAGTAGAATAGGGTTATCAATACAAGCTGTTTCTGCTGAGAAAAAATCATATCCAACCTTGGTGTTTGATGAGGTTGATGTTGGCATATCTGGTGCAACTGCTGAGATAGTTGGTAAGCTTTTGAGGAGGTTATCTGAAAAATTACAAGTACTTTGTATTACACATCAACCACAAGTTGCTGCTCAAGGTCAAACACACCTACATGTGAGTAAAAAATATCTTAAAGATACTACAGAATCAAAAATTATAGAGCTTACACATGATCAGCGTATTACAGAAATAGCTAAGATAGTAGGCGGAGTAGATGTTTCAGAGAATGCTCTTAAGCATGCTAGAGAACTTCTTTTAGGGTAA
- a CDS encoding transposase has translation MSNKRKIYTVEFKTKVVLEVLRKDQTITQLSVKYNITPKNINN, from the coding sequence ATGAGTAATAAGAGAAAAATATATACCGTTGAATTTAAGACTAAAGTTGTCTTGGAAGTATTGAGGAAAGATCAAACAATCACACAGTTATCAGTAAAATATAATATTACGCCCAAAAACATAAATAATTGA